Proteins from a genomic interval of Verrucomicrobium sp.:
- a CDS encoding low specificity L-threonine aldolase, which translates to MRYEFTSDNTAGVCPEAWEALREANAGFVPSYGTDPVTQRAADLFREFFETDCDVFFVFNGTAANSLALASLCQPFHSVICHEAAHIETDECGAPEFFSNGTKLLLAKGEHGRLAPAEVEALVTKRTDIHYPRPRVLSLSLPTELGTVYTPERIGVLCQTAARHGLKVHVDGARFFNAVAALGAAPKALTWQAGVDVLCCGGTKQGIGFGEAVVFFNKDLAQEFGYRCKQAGQLASKMRYLAAPWVRMLEGDAWRKGAEQANRCARLLESLVRGVPGVEVLYPVEANAVFLKLPPEAHQRLAAKGWSYYTFMGDGARFMCSWATREEAVRELAADLAG; encoded by the coding sequence ATGCGCTACGAGTTTACCAGCGACAACACGGCGGGCGTCTGCCCGGAGGCCTGGGAGGCCCTCCGGGAGGCCAACGCCGGCTTCGTCCCCTCCTACGGCACCGATCCGGTCACCCAGCGGGCCGCCGACCTCTTCCGCGAATTTTTCGAAACCGATTGCGACGTCTTCTTCGTCTTCAACGGCACGGCGGCCAACTCCCTGGCCCTGGCCTCCCTCTGCCAGCCCTTCCACAGCGTCATCTGCCATGAGGCGGCCCACATCGAGACCGACGAGTGCGGCGCGCCGGAGTTCTTCTCCAACGGCACCAAGCTCCTCCTGGCCAAGGGGGAGCACGGCCGCCTGGCCCCGGCGGAGGTGGAGGCCCTGGTCACCAAGCGGACCGACATCCACTACCCCCGCCCGCGCGTCCTTTCCCTCTCCCTGCCCACCGAGCTGGGCACCGTCTACACGCCGGAGCGGATCGGCGTCCTTTGCCAGACCGCCGCGCGGCACGGGCTGAAAGTCCACGTCGACGGGGCGCGCTTCTTCAACGCCGTCGCCGCCCTCGGCGCGGCGCCCAAGGCGCTGACCTGGCAGGCGGGCGTCGACGTCCTCTGCTGCGGCGGCACCAAGCAGGGCATCGGCTTCGGCGAGGCCGTCGTCTTCTTCAACAAGGATCTGGCGCAGGAATTCGGCTACCGGTGCAAGCAGGCCGGGCAGCTCGCCTCCAAGATGCGCTACCTGGCCGCGCCCTGGGTGCGGATGCTGGAGGGCGACGCCTGGCGCAAGGGGGCCGAGCAGGCCAACCGCTGCGCGCGGCTCCTGGAAAGCCTGGTGCGCGGCGTCCCCGGCGTGGAGGTCCTCTATCCCGTGGAGGCCAACGCCGTCTTCCTCAAGCTCCCGCCGGAGGCCCACCAGCGCCTGGCGGCCAAGGGTTGGTCCTACTACACCTTCATGGGCGACGGCGCCCGCTTCATGTGCTCCTGGGCGACGCGGGAGGAAGCCGTGCGGGAGCTGGCCGCCGATTTAGCCGGCTAA
- a CDS encoding methyltransferase domain-containing protein codes for MDAQLPVFYSRPGLQVDVYDAECRSSWSAKHDDASFYLEEARRAGGPVLELACGTGRITFSLLSAGVDVHGLDNSEPMLRLAKEKLAQLPPDKAGRLHLHLADMTDFDLGQKFSLIIIAYRSFQCLLTPEAQRRCLQKAREHLVPGGKLIVDIFDPLLKYIAPGQQTGIFQSRTMAHPSGNQVVAECLKRENNVMPQIFKEHWRYVEKSAQGNVLRQVDQVLEMRWTFRHEFRYLAELCGFHPEAEYSDFHRNPPAYGKEQIWILRANGAPAGAAVPPPLPPA; via the coding sequence ATGGACGCCCAGCTGCCCGTTTTCTATTCCCGCCCCGGCCTGCAGGTCGATGTTTACGACGCCGAGTGCCGTTCCTCCTGGTCCGCCAAGCACGACGACGCCTCCTTTTACCTGGAAGAGGCGCGCCGCGCCGGCGGCCCGGTCCTGGAACTGGCCTGCGGGACCGGCCGGATCACCTTCTCCCTCCTCTCCGCGGGGGTCGACGTGCACGGCCTGGACAACAGCGAGCCGATGCTCAGGCTGGCCAAGGAAAAGCTGGCCCAGCTCCCGCCGGACAAGGCGGGCCGCCTCCACCTTCACCTGGCGGACATGACCGACTTCGACCTGGGGCAGAAATTCTCCCTCATCATCATCGCCTACCGCTCCTTCCAGTGCCTTCTCACGCCGGAAGCGCAGCGCCGGTGCCTGCAGAAGGCGCGGGAACACCTGGTGCCGGGCGGCAAGCTGATCGTCGATATCTTCGACCCTCTTCTCAAGTACATCGCCCCCGGGCAGCAGACCGGCATCTTCCAGTCCCGCACCATGGCCCACCCCTCCGGCAACCAGGTCGTCGCCGAATGCCTGAAGCGGGAGAACAACGTGATGCCGCAGATTTTCAAGGAGCACTGGCGCTACGTGGAAAAGAGCGCCCAGGGGAACGTGCTGCGGCAGGTCGACCAGGTGCTGGAGATGCGCTGGACCTTCCGCCACGAGTTCCGCTACCTGGCCGAGCTGTGCGGCTTCCATCCGGAGGCGGAGTATTCCGACTTCCACCGCAACCCGCCCGCCTACGGCAAGGAACAGATCTGGATCCTGCGCGCGAACGGGGCGCCCGCCGGGGCCGCCGTCCCCCCTCCCCTGCCTCCGGCCTAA
- a CDS encoding NAD(P)-dependent alcohol dehydrogenase produces MERRKFLMTGAAWAAAPFLGSLAAASPAAEAAAPFFARAYGASGPKEPLRPMRIQRRAIGPHDVLLDVLYCGVCHSDIHTARNEWVPMMPTQYPSVPGHEIVGRVREVGSAVTKFKAGDIGGVGCMVNSCGACENCEADREQNCLKGATFTYNSPDPVLGGFTYGGYSDKMVVPEHFVIRIPPGMDLAAAAPLLCAGITTFSPMQHWKLAAGQKVGVIGLGGLGHMAVKLAAARKADVTVFTTTPGKIADAARLGAREAVLSTDAEAMKRHARKFDLLIAAVPQAFPMQPFLSLLKLDATLVNVGAMDALQGLVGMELAFGRASVAGSVIGGIAETQRVVDYCAARNIKADVELIPIQDINRAYDRVVAKDVRYRFVIDMASLRKDA; encoded by the coding sequence ATGGAGCGCCGCAAGTTCTTGATGACCGGAGCGGCCTGGGCCGCCGCCCCCTTTTTGGGAAGCCTGGCCGCGGCCTCCCCGGCGGCTGAGGCGGCCGCTCCTTTTTTTGCCCGCGCCTATGGCGCGTCCGGCCCGAAGGAGCCGCTCAGGCCGATGCGGATCCAACGCCGGGCCATCGGTCCCCATGACGTGCTGCTCGACGTGCTTTACTGCGGCGTCTGCCATTCGGATATCCACACCGCCCGCAACGAGTGGGTGCCGATGATGCCGACCCAATACCCCAGCGTCCCCGGCCATGAGATCGTGGGGCGGGTGAGGGAGGTCGGCAGCGCGGTGACCAAGTTCAAGGCCGGCGACATCGGCGGCGTGGGCTGCATGGTCAACTCCTGCGGCGCGTGCGAGAACTGCGAGGCGGACCGGGAGCAGAACTGCCTCAAGGGCGCCACCTTCACCTACAACTCGCCCGACCCGGTCCTGGGCGGATTCACCTACGGCGGCTACTCGGACAAGATGGTCGTGCCGGAACACTTCGTGATCCGCATCCCCCCCGGCATGGATTTGGCGGCGGCCGCCCCGCTGCTCTGCGCGGGCATCACCACGTTTTCTCCCATGCAGCATTGGAAGCTGGCGGCGGGCCAAAAGGTCGGCGTGATCGGCCTGGGCGGCCTGGGCCACATGGCTGTGAAGCTGGCCGCCGCCCGCAAAGCGGATGTCACCGTCTTTACCACGACCCCGGGCAAGATCGCCGATGCCGCGCGCCTGGGCGCGCGGGAGGCGGTGCTGTCGACCGACGCGGAGGCGATGAAGCGGCACGCCAGGAAGTTTGACCTGCTGATCGCCGCCGTGCCGCAGGCCTTTCCCATGCAGCCTTTCTTAAGCCTCCTGAAGCTCGACGCGACCCTGGTCAACGTCGGGGCGATGGACGCGCTTCAGGGTTTGGTCGGCATGGAGCTGGCCTTTGGGCGGGCAAGCGTGGCCGGTTCGGTCATCGGGGGCATTGCGGAGACGCAGAGAGTCGTCGATTACTGCGCGGCGCGGAACATCAAGGCTGACGTCGAGCTGATCCCCATCCAAGACATCAACCGGGCCTACGACCGGGTCGTGGCGAAGGATGTCCGCTACCGGTTCGTCATCGACATGGCGTCGCTCAGGAAGGACGCCTAA
- a CDS encoding cation diffusion facilitator family transporter, translating into MGHDHDHNHDHACGHDHHGHDHEGHHHHHGYSHAAGVTDEGRLARAFWIIFAFMILEVAGGLFSGSLALLADAGHMISDAIALGMSWAACRLGRRPADAARSYGYKRLEVLVAFVNGCTLLAVSAWILWEAAYRFRNPSPVLGGPMLGVAVAGLLANVWSFLILHGGSRENLNMRSAWLHVLGDLIGSVLAIAAAGIILGTGWSPIDPLLSIAVALVIVKGAWGVVRSAAHILLEGAPEGLDISALRAEVAALPGVADVHHVHAWSMTMEEALVTLHVRCAPGGEAAALVPAIHTRLRERFGIAHVTVQVDPDQCPDAHHGHA; encoded by the coding sequence ATGGGCCACGATCACGACCACAACCATGATCACGCGTGCGGCCACGATCATCACGGCCACGATCACGAAGGCCACCATCACCACCACGGCTACAGCCACGCCGCGGGCGTGACGGACGAGGGGCGGCTGGCCCGCGCCTTCTGGATCATCTTCGCCTTCATGATCCTGGAGGTGGCCGGCGGCCTCTTCTCCGGCTCCCTGGCCCTCCTGGCCGATGCGGGCCACATGATTTCCGACGCCATCGCCCTGGGCATGAGCTGGGCCGCCTGCCGCCTGGGCCGCCGCCCGGCCGACGCCGCCCGCTCCTACGGCTATAAGCGGCTGGAAGTCCTCGTCGCCTTCGTCAACGGCTGCACCCTGCTGGCCGTCTCCGCCTGGATCCTGTGGGAGGCGGCCTACCGCTTCCGCAACCCGTCCCCCGTCCTGGGCGGGCCGATGCTGGGGGTGGCCGTCGCCGGGCTGTTGGCCAACGTCTGGTCGTTCCTCATCCTCCACGGCGGCAGCCGGGAGAACCTGAACATGCGCAGCGCCTGGCTCCACGTCCTGGGGGATTTGATCGGCTCCGTCCTGGCCATCGCGGCGGCGGGGATCATCCTGGGCACGGGCTGGTCGCCGATCGACCCGCTCCTCTCCATCGCCGTCGCCCTGGTCATCGTCAAGGGGGCGTGGGGCGTCGTCCGCTCCGCCGCGCACATCCTCCTGGAAGGCGCGCCGGAAGGCCTGGACATCTCCGCCCTGCGGGCCGAAGTGGCGGCGCTCCCCGGCGTGGCCGACGTCCACCACGTCCACGCCTGGTCGATGACCATGGAGGAGGCCCTCGTCACCCTGCACGTCCGCTGCGCGCCGGGCGGGGAAGCCGCCGCGCTCGTTCCGGCGATCCACACGCGGCTGCGGGAGCGCTTCGGTATCGCGCACGTCACCGTGCAGGTCGATCCGGACCAGTGTCCGGACGCCCACCACGGGCACGCGTAA
- a CDS encoding SIS domain-containing protein, with translation MDRKTLFFAVSQSGETADTLAALREAKNKGFRVFGICNRVGSSIARETNGGVYMHAGPEIGVAATKSFTSQVMIFTLLALFLGRRRRLSEVQGKEMIEAIEHLPGLVSRVLEQSDAVRDIAERYQSVQSMIFLGRLQQYPVALEGALKMKEITYIKAEGHPSAELKHGIIALIDEATPAVLICTQDDVYDKNVSSLQEIKARNGSVIAVASEGDEGIASMADEVLYIPKAPAFLQPILASVLLQLLAYHTAAALGRDIDKPRNLAKSVTVE, from the coding sequence ATGGACCGCAAGACCCTCTTCTTCGCCGTCAGCCAGTCCGGCGAGACGGCCGACACCCTGGCCGCCCTGCGCGAGGCCAAGAACAAGGGCTTCCGCGTCTTCGGCATCTGCAACCGCGTGGGCAGCTCCATCGCCCGCGAGACCAACGGCGGCGTCTACATGCACGCCGGGCCGGAGATCGGCGTGGCCGCCACGAAGTCCTTCACCAGCCAGGTGATGATCTTCACCCTCCTGGCGCTTTTCCTGGGCCGCCGCCGCCGCCTCTCCGAGGTGCAGGGGAAGGAGATGATCGAGGCCATCGAGCATCTCCCCGGCCTGGTTTCCCGCGTCCTGGAGCAGAGCGACGCCGTGCGTGACATCGCCGAGCGCTACCAGAGCGTCCAGAGCATGATCTTCCTGGGCCGCCTGCAGCAATATCCCGTCGCCCTGGAAGGGGCGCTGAAGATGAAGGAAATCACTTACATCAAGGCGGAGGGCCACCCCTCGGCGGAACTGAAGCACGGCATCATCGCCCTCATCGACGAGGCGACGCCCGCCGTCCTCATCTGCACTCAGGACGACGTCTACGACAAGAACGTCTCCAGCCTCCAGGAAATCAAGGCCCGCAACGGCTCCGTCATCGCCGTGGCCAGCGAAGGGGACGAGGGCATCGCCTCCATGGCCGACGAGGTGCTCTATATCCCGAAGGCTCCGGCCTTCCTCCAGCCGATCCTGGCATCCGTTCTTCTTCAGCTGTTGGCCTACCACACCGCCGCCGCGCTGGGCCGGGACATCGACAAGCCCCGCAACCTGGCCAAGAGCGTCACCGTCGAATAA
- a CDS encoding glucose-1-phosphate adenylyltransferase — protein MESTPPLVSSRDVLSVILGGGAGTRLFPLTLDRSKPAVPLAGKYRLVDIPISLCITSGFRRIFLLTQFNSSSLHRYIQQAYRFDQYTHGFVELMAAQQTPKGAAWYQGTADAVRQNLQHFDNHPHELVLILSGDQLYRMDFRKLVAQHLQSGADVTVATIPVGPAEATGFGLIEIDGEKKIRRFVEKPKDPAVLKTLELGPQFLEQIGASADEPRYLASMGIYIFNRHVLKQALEGTKPDFGKDILPSLLQTHKVHAYLYNGYWEDIGTIKAFFEANLDLCEEMPKFDFFDASSPIYSHNSPLPGSKVTRSQMEKVVLADGCIVMDAHLERVVAGIRSRIHSGATVKNAILMGQDFYESDAQVRAAEAQGLPRLGIGHNTYVDRAIIDKNVRIGNDVRISPEGKPDNHDGPNYFIRDGIVVIPKGAVIPHGTVI, from the coding sequence ATGGAATCGACGCCTCCCCTGGTCTCCTCCCGCGACGTGCTTTCGGTGATCCTCGGGGGCGGCGCGGGGACCCGGCTCTTCCCCCTCACGCTCGACCGCTCGAAGCCCGCCGTTCCCTTGGCGGGCAAATATCGTCTCGTCGACATCCCGATTTCCCTCTGCATCACCTCCGGCTTCCGCCGCATCTTCCTCCTCACCCAGTTCAACAGCAGCTCCCTGCACCGCTACATCCAGCAGGCCTACCGCTTCGACCAATACACCCACGGCTTCGTGGAGCTGATGGCCGCCCAGCAGACGCCGAAGGGCGCCGCCTGGTACCAGGGCACGGCCGACGCCGTGCGGCAGAACCTCCAGCACTTCGACAACCACCCGCACGAGCTGGTCCTCATCCTCTCCGGCGACCAGCTCTACCGGATGGACTTCCGCAAGCTGGTGGCCCAGCACCTCCAGTCCGGCGCCGACGTGACCGTGGCGACCATCCCCGTCGGCCCCGCGGAGGCGACCGGCTTCGGCCTGATCGAGATCGACGGGGAAAAGAAGATCCGGCGCTTCGTCGAGAAGCCGAAGGACCCCGCCGTCCTCAAAACGCTGGAACTGGGCCCCCAATTTCTGGAGCAGATCGGCGCCTCCGCCGACGAGCCGCGCTACCTGGCCTCCATGGGCATCTACATCTTCAACCGCCACGTCCTTAAGCAGGCCCTGGAAGGCACCAAACCCGACTTCGGCAAGGACATCCTCCCCAGCCTCCTGCAAACCCACAAGGTCCACGCCTACCTCTACAACGGCTACTGGGAGGACATCGGCACCATCAAGGCCTTCTTCGAAGCCAACCTCGACCTGTGCGAGGAGATGCCGAAGTTCGACTTCTTCGACGCCTCCTCCCCCATCTACAGCCACAACAGCCCGCTGCCCGGCTCCAAGGTGACGCGCAGCCAGATGGAAAAAGTCGTCCTGGCCGACGGCTGCATCGTCATGGACGCCCACCTGGAGCGCGTCGTGGCGGGCATCCGCAGCCGCATCCACAGCGGCGCCACGGTGAAGAACGCCATCCTCATGGGCCAGGACTTCTACGAGAGCGACGCCCAGGTCCGCGCCGCCGAGGCCCAGGGCCTGCCCCGCCTGGGCATCGGCCACAACACCTACGTCGACCGCGCGATCATCGACAAGAACGTGCGGATCGGAAACGACGTCCGCATCTCCCCCGAGGGGAAGCCGGACAACCACGACGGCCCCAACTACTTCATCCGCGACGGCATCGTCGTCATCCCGAAGGGAGCCGTCATCCCGCACGGGACCGTGATCTAG
- the amrB gene encoding AmmeMemoRadiSam system protein B gives MIGARCAGTCYPTEPEAALDYFRAFFGGADGAPWEPDAEKDLPPPRAIVTPHIDFRVSPRAYGHAFAPWLRRPAEADVYLILGVGHRASLPWSLDARPYRTPLGTVQVEKALGEEIAAACPFPLADLEAHVGEHSIEFPLVLLQALRKLRGIERPFTFLPVLCGGLFPEVAAGKPPGPQSHSARFARAVGEAAARYGRRLQTIVSIDGCHVGPRFEHPFPVDQKILKDCAVWEELLWRHVEARDLNGFFAHLGQDGNARYFDGVGALTLLMQMPGEFRLARTHYEQWFAAQDASVVTFTSGWVQ, from the coding sequence ATGATCGGAGCCCGCTGCGCCGGGACCTGCTATCCGACAGAGCCGGAGGCCGCCCTCGACTACTTCCGCGCCTTCTTCGGCGGAGCGGACGGCGCCCCCTGGGAGCCGGACGCGGAGAAGGACCTGCCGCCGCCCCGCGCGATCGTCACCCCCCACATCGACTTCCGCGTCTCCCCGCGCGCCTACGGCCACGCCTTCGCGCCGTGGCTGCGGCGGCCCGCGGAGGCCGACGTCTACCTGATCCTCGGCGTCGGCCACCGGGCCAGCCTTCCCTGGAGCCTCGACGCGCGCCCCTACCGGACGCCGCTCGGCACCGTCCAGGTGGAAAAGGCCCTGGGGGAGGAAATCGCCGCCGCTTGCCCCTTCCCCTTGGCCGACCTGGAAGCCCACGTCGGCGAGCACTCGATCGAGTTTCCCCTCGTCCTCCTCCAGGCGCTGCGGAAACTGCGCGGCATCGAGCGGCCCTTCACCTTCCTGCCCGTCCTCTGCGGCGGGCTCTTCCCGGAAGTGGCCGCCGGAAAGCCCCCCGGCCCGCAAAGCCATTCCGCCCGCTTCGCCCGCGCGGTGGGGGAGGCCGCCGCCCGCTACGGCAGGCGGCTCCAGACCATCGTCAGCATCGACGGCTGCCACGTCGGCCCCCGGTTCGAGCACCCCTTCCCCGTCGACCAAAAGATCCTCAAAGACTGCGCCGTCTGGGAAGAGCTCCTCTGGCGGCACGTCGAGGCGCGGGACCTGAACGGCTTCTTCGCCCACCTGGGGCAGGACGGCAACGCCCGCTACTTCGACGGGGTCGGCGCCCTCACCCTCCTCATGCAGATGCCCGGAGAATTCCGGCTGGCGCGGACCCATTACGAGCAGTGGTTCGCCGCGCAGGACGCCTCCGTGGTCACCTTCACCAGCGGCTGGGTGCAATAG
- the gltX gene encoding glutamate--tRNA ligase — translation MSSVRVRFAPSPTGLLHIGGARTALFNWLYARHTGGKLILRIEDTDAARNTQEAVDIIFKGLQWLGLDWDEGPDKGGPYGPYFQSQRNDIYKKYVDRLREEGKVYEHEGALKLKIPRTPIVVPDLVCGDVTFDRANDQDLVLVRKDGSPVFHLVNVIDDIEMKITHVIRGEEHLSNTPKHLAIFEALGLPAPRYAHIPIILNTDGSKMSKRDQGASVGDYIAAGYLPEAVRNYLCLLGWSPKENREIIDMQEAIEKFDLPQIKRGNAVFDTNKLFWLNGEYMRKAPMERLEALAVQLLTEAGVLPAGHDPAYLRAALAIVQEKIKLGRELPEWLSYFFQEEFAFDPAAVAKVFTPEGLANLTRLRAELEKADDFTAAALETRFKALAEAEGKKVGAYIHPVRLAASGRSVGPSLYHLLEVLGKARVLTRIDRALGAHAPA, via the coding sequence ATGAGTTCCGTCCGCGTCCGCTTTGCCCCCTCCCCCACCGGCCTCCTCCACATCGGCGGAGCCCGCACCGCCCTCTTCAACTGGCTCTACGCCCGCCACACCGGCGGCAAGCTCATCCTCCGCATCGAGGACACCGACGCCGCGCGCAACACGCAGGAAGCCGTCGACATCATCTTCAAGGGGCTCCAGTGGCTCGGCCTGGACTGGGACGAAGGCCCGGACAAGGGCGGCCCCTACGGCCCCTACTTCCAGAGCCAGCGCAACGACATCTACAAGAAATACGTCGACCGCCTCCGGGAGGAGGGAAAAGTCTACGAGCACGAGGGCGCGCTCAAGCTGAAGATCCCCCGCACCCCCATCGTGGTGCCGGACCTGGTCTGCGGCGACGTCACCTTCGACCGCGCCAACGACCAGGACCTCGTCCTGGTCCGCAAGGACGGCTCCCCCGTCTTCCACCTGGTCAACGTCATCGACGACATCGAGATGAAGATCACCCACGTGATCCGGGGGGAGGAGCACCTCTCCAACACGCCGAAGCACCTGGCCATCTTCGAGGCCCTCGGCCTGCCCGCGCCGCGCTACGCCCACATCCCCATCATCCTGAACACCGACGGCTCCAAGATGAGCAAGCGGGACCAGGGCGCCTCCGTGGGGGACTACATCGCCGCCGGCTACCTGCCGGAGGCCGTGCGCAACTACCTCTGCCTCCTCGGCTGGTCGCCGAAGGAGAACCGCGAGATCATCGACATGCAGGAGGCGATCGAGAAGTTCGACCTGCCCCAGATCAAGCGCGGCAACGCCGTCTTCGACACCAACAAGCTTTTCTGGCTCAACGGCGAGTACATGCGCAAGGCCCCCATGGAGCGCCTGGAGGCCCTGGCCGTCCAGCTCCTCACGGAGGCGGGCGTCCTTCCCGCCGGCCATGACCCCGCCTACCTGCGCGCCGCCCTGGCCATCGTGCAGGAAAAGATCAAGTTGGGCCGCGAGCTGCCGGAATGGCTCAGCTACTTCTTCCAGGAAGAGTTCGCCTTCGACCCCGCCGCCGTCGCCAAGGTCTTCACGCCGGAAGGCCTGGCCAACCTGACGCGCCTCCGCGCGGAATTGGAAAAGGCCGACGACTTCACCGCCGCCGCCCTGGAAACCCGCTTCAAGGCCCTGGCCGAGGCGGAGGGCAAGAAAGTCGGCGCCTACATCCACCCCGTCCGCCTGGCCGCCAGCGGCCGTTCCGTGGGCCCCAGCCTCTACCACCTCCTGGAAGTGCTGGGGAAGGCCCGCGTCCTGACCCGCATCGACCGCGCGCTCGGCGCCCACGCCCCCGCATGA
- a CDS encoding CDP-alcohol phosphatidyltransferase family protein, producing MTWANRITIGRILLVPVFLGALLYYAEGDQRGAPDERLRLLAFGLFLLAAVSDGVDGYLARHWNQKSRLGTILDPLADKLLVFTALVSLSVVHYRSIPAFPLWFPVLVVSRDVFLTVGALTLHYLHHPVEVRPHWTGKVSTCLVFAAICAALLKLSITRLLCDAAGFFTAVSALFYLRDGLHALEAGPKQPPHPPHA from the coding sequence ATGACCTGGGCCAACCGGATCACCATCGGGCGCATCCTCCTGGTGCCGGTCTTCCTGGGGGCCCTCCTCTATTACGCGGAGGGCGACCAGCGCGGCGCGCCGGACGAGCGGCTGCGGCTCCTCGCCTTCGGCCTCTTCCTTTTGGCCGCCGTCTCCGACGGCGTCGACGGCTACCTGGCCCGCCACTGGAACCAAAAGAGCCGCCTGGGCACCATCCTCGACCCCCTGGCGGACAAGCTCCTGGTCTTCACCGCCCTCGTCTCCCTCTCCGTCGTCCACTACCGGTCGATCCCGGCCTTCCCGCTTTGGTTCCCCGTCCTGGTGGTGAGCCGGGACGTCTTCCTGACCGTCGGCGCGCTGACGCTCCACTACCTCCACCACCCCGTGGAGGTGCGCCCGCACTGGACGGGGAAAGTCTCCACCTGCCTGGTCTTCGCCGCCATCTGCGCCGCCCTCCTCAAGCTTTCCATAACCCGCCTCCTCTGCGACGCGGCGGGATTCTTCACCGCCGTCTCCGCCCTCTTCTACCTGCGCGACGGCCTCCACGCGCTGGAGGCCGGGCCCAAACAACCCCCACACCCTCCCCACGCATGA
- the der gene encoding ribosome biogenesis GTPase Der — MKTVAIVGRPNVGKSALFNRLTGKEISLVHDRPGVTRDRLVAPCRFDGRAFELVDTGGIGLGDREGFAAAIAQEVEIALETAGEIIFVVDGREGLTPLDQDIARQLRRMGEKREGRRVFVAVNKLDTEALGERADEFHRLGFEGVYPISAAHGLGVQELLETLTEGWPTEEEAAARPEQPLRLAFLGRPNVGKSSLVNALLRDRRTLVSDVAGTTRDSVDVPFRWKNRPFTLIDTAGMRQRRKVSDPLEVKMTGRSAHTINRANVCVLTLDATAGVQMQDKKIGGLIAEAVRPCLIVLNKWDVVQEQGDAGKKREQEYLNALRHDLFFLEYAPVLFTSAKSGERVEHILRAVERIEKSRRARIPTAALNETLQKAQERYLPPSVANRRFKLYYATHQLDDDKPHPVPTLVAFVNSRKLLLPAYQRYLELKVREKFPLEGCPIRWVWREKETLDPSTRVSKIIGKQSGRAESARKKR, encoded by the coding sequence ATGAAGACCGTCGCCATCGTCGGCCGCCCCAACGTGGGCAAGTCGGCCCTTTTCAACCGCCTGACCGGAAAGGAAATTTCCCTCGTCCACGACCGCCCCGGCGTGACCCGGGACCGCCTGGTGGCCCCCTGCCGCTTTGACGGAAGGGCCTTCGAGCTCGTCGACACCGGCGGCATCGGCCTGGGCGACCGGGAAGGCTTCGCCGCCGCCATCGCGCAGGAGGTGGAGATCGCCCTGGAGACGGCGGGGGAAATCATCTTCGTCGTCGACGGGCGGGAGGGGCTCACCCCGCTCGACCAGGACATCGCCCGCCAGCTCCGCCGCATGGGGGAAAAGCGGGAAGGGCGGCGCGTCTTCGTCGCCGTCAACAAGCTCGACACCGAGGCCCTGGGCGAGCGCGCCGACGAGTTCCACCGCCTCGGCTTCGAGGGGGTCTACCCCATCTCCGCCGCGCACGGCCTGGGCGTGCAGGAACTTTTGGAAACCCTCACCGAGGGCTGGCCCACGGAGGAGGAGGCCGCCGCCCGGCCGGAGCAGCCCCTGCGCCTGGCCTTCCTGGGACGGCCCAACGTGGGCAAGTCCTCCCTGGTCAACGCCCTCCTGCGCGACCGCCGCACCCTGGTAAGCGACGTGGCCGGGACCACGCGCGACTCCGTCGACGTCCCCTTCCGCTGGAAGAACCGCCCCTTCACCCTCATCGACACCGCGGGCATGCGCCAGCGCCGGAAAGTCTCCGATCCCCTGGAGGTGAAGATGACCGGCCGCAGCGCCCACACCATCAACCGCGCCAACGTCTGCGTGCTGACCCTGGACGCCACCGCCGGCGTGCAGATGCAGGACAAGAAAATCGGCGGCCTCATCGCCGAGGCCGTCCGCCCCTGCCTCATCGTCCTCAACAAATGGGACGTGGTGCAGGAACAGGGAGACGCGGGAAAGAAGCGGGAGCAGGAATACCTCAACGCCCTGCGGCACGACCTCTTCTTCCTGGAATACGCCCCCGTCCTCTTCACCAGCGCCAAGAGCGGCGAGCGCGTGGAGCATATCCTGCGCGCCGTGGAACGGATCGAAAAAAGCCGCCGCGCGCGCATTCCCACCGCCGCGCTCAACGAGACGCTGCAAAAGGCGCAGGAACGCTACCTGCCCCCCTCCGTGGCCAACCGCCGCTTCAAGCTCTACTACGCCACCCACCAGCTGGACGACGACAAGCCCCATCCCGTGCCGACCCTCGTCGCCTTCGTCAACAGCCGCAAGCTCCTCCTCCCCGCCTACCAGCGCTACCTGGAGCTGAAGGTGCGGGAGAAATTCCCGCTGGAAGGCTGCCCGATCCGCTGGGTCTGGCGGGAAAAGGAGACGCTCGACCCCTCCACCCGCGTTTCCAAAATCATCGGCAAGCAATCCGGCCGGGCCGAGTCGGCCCGCAAAAAACGGTGA